The following are from one region of the Hyphomicrobium album genome:
- a CDS encoding replicative DNA helicase, producing the protein MAKNALQVSDRFAALSAADDSLPFRQAPHNLEAEQALLGAIFVNNETMDRVSGFLDPHHFYDPLHQQIYETAAKLIHAGKQATPITLRTFFETAEPISPTLTVPQYLGTLAGKATTIINAEDYGRTVYDLATRRALIIIGEDMVNNAYDSPVDLTPRTQIEDAETRLYDLAEQRKYGSGFLGFGTALTTAIEMAGAAYQRAGHLSGLSTGLTDLDNKLGGLQSSDLIILAGRPSMGKTALATNIAYNIAKSYRAEQQPDGTMKPVDGAIVGFFSLEMSAEQLATRILSEQAEIGSEKIRRGMINEDEFRKLVEVSRVMSESPLYIDQTGGISIAQLAARARKLKRQKGLGVLIVDYLQLLTGSSKRESNRVQEITEITTGLKALAKELAVPIIALSQLSRQVEQREDKRPQLSDLRESGSIEQDADVVMFVYREEYYVERLKPSEGTAEFTEWQQKMMAVSGKAEVIIGKQRHGPVGTVELSFESHLTRFGNLARDYQVTPYGR; encoded by the coding sequence TCCAAGTCTCCGATCGGTTCGCTGCCCTTAGCGCTGCCGACGATTCGCTGCCCTTCCGTCAGGCTCCCCACAACCTCGAGGCGGAGCAGGCGCTGCTCGGCGCGATCTTCGTCAACAACGAGACGATGGACCGCGTGTCGGGCTTTCTCGACCCGCATCACTTCTACGATCCGCTGCATCAGCAGATCTACGAGACGGCGGCCAAGCTCATCCACGCCGGCAAGCAGGCGACGCCAATCACGCTGCGCACCTTTTTCGAGACGGCCGAGCCGATCTCGCCGACGCTCACGGTGCCGCAGTACCTCGGCACGCTCGCCGGCAAGGCGACGACCATCATCAATGCCGAGGACTATGGCCGCACCGTCTATGACCTCGCGACGCGCCGCGCGCTGATCATCATCGGCGAGGACATGGTCAACAATGCCTACGACAGCCCCGTCGACCTGACGCCGCGCACGCAGATCGAGGACGCCGAGACCCGCCTCTACGATCTCGCCGAGCAGCGCAAGTACGGCTCGGGCTTCCTGGGGTTCGGCACGGCGCTCACCACTGCCATCGAGATGGCCGGCGCCGCCTACCAGCGGGCTGGGCACCTCTCGGGTCTGTCGACCGGCCTCACCGACCTCGACAACAAGCTCGGCGGCCTGCAGTCCTCCGATCTCATCATCCTCGCCGGCCGCCCCTCGATGGGCAAGACGGCGCTGGCGACGAACATCGCCTACAACATCGCCAAGTCGTATCGCGCCGAGCAGCAGCCGGACGGCACGATGAAACCGGTCGACGGCGCCATCGTCGGCTTCTTCTCGCTCGAAATGTCCGCCGAGCAGCTCGCCACGCGTATTCTCTCGGAGCAGGCGGAGATCGGCTCGGAGAAGATCCGCCGCGGCATGATCAACGAGGACGAGTTCCGCAAGCTCGTCGAGGTCAGCCGCGTGATGAGCGAAAGCCCGCTCTACATCGATCAGACCGGCGGCATCTCGATCGCCCAGCTCGCCGCGCGCGCCCGCAAGCTGAAGCGGCAGAAGGGCCTCGGCGTTCTCATCGTCGACTACCTGCAGCTCCTGACCGGCTCCTCCAAGCGCGAGAGCAACCGCGTGCAGGAGATCACCGAGATCACCACCGGCCTCAAGGCGCTGGCGAAGGAACTCGCGGTGCCGATCATCGCCCTGTCGCAGCTGTCGCGCCAGGTCGAGCAGCGCGAGGACAAGCGTCCGCAGCTTTCCGATCTGCGCGAGTCCGGCTCGATCGAGCAGGACGCCGACGTCGTCATGTTCGTCTACCGCGAGGAGTACTACGTCGAGCGCCTGAAGCCCTCGGAGGGAACAGCCGAGTTCACCGAGTGGCAGCAGAAGATGATGGCCGTGTCCGGCAAGGCGGAGGTCATCATCGGCAAGCAGCGCCACGGCCCGGTCGGCACGGTCGAGTTGTCGTTCGAGAGCCACCTCACGCGCTTCGGCAACCTCGCCCGCGACTACCAGGTCACCCCATACGGCCGCTGA
- the alr gene encoding alanine racemase codes for MSDRTAHISPMTDSAQREAPRADAELAAVPTSATGVIIVDLAQIRANWRALVGRVAPAECAAVVKADAYGLGAAHVIPALVKEGCRTFFVATIAEAAQARGLAPEATIYVLDGLLPGTGSELLAIGAIPALASFEEVKEWATLAAARGARLPTVLHLDTGLSRLGLTGSDMNVIATEGRARSLDVRLIMSHLGCADNPEHDMNALQRENFDAMRGCMAHVPASLVASDGLMLGVDYHYDLVRPGYALYGGQAFQGGPAPVAPVLIVKARVLQVRHVQPGDQVGYSATWRPNRPTRLAIVAAGYDDGVARALSRGTGEDGAHVMFEGKLAPIVGRVSMDLITVDVTKLKHPPVRGDFVDLIGPGLPIETVGAAAGTIGYEVLTRLGRRFHRIYRGG; via the coding sequence GTGTCGGACAGGACCGCCCACATCTCGCCGATGACCGACAGCGCCCAGCGCGAGGCGCCGCGTGCCGATGCGGAGCTCGCGGCGGTGCCCACCAGCGCCACCGGCGTCATCATCGTCGACCTCGCTCAGATCCGTGCCAACTGGCGGGCCCTTGTAGGGCGTGTCGCTCCCGCCGAATGCGCCGCCGTCGTAAAGGCGGACGCCTACGGTCTCGGCGCGGCGCACGTCATCCCGGCACTGGTGAAGGAAGGCTGCCGTACTTTCTTTGTCGCCACCATTGCCGAGGCAGCCCAGGCGCGCGGCCTTGCACCCGAGGCCACGATCTACGTTCTCGATGGCTTGCTGCCGGGGACCGGATCGGAGTTGCTCGCTATTGGTGCCATCCCTGCGCTCGCCAGCTTCGAGGAGGTGAAGGAGTGGGCCACGCTCGCCGCCGCTCGCGGCGCGCGCCTGCCGACGGTCCTCCACCTGGACACGGGATTGAGCCGCCTCGGACTGACCGGCTCCGACATGAACGTGATCGCCACCGAAGGACGCGCCCGTTCGCTCGACGTGCGACTCATCATGAGCCACCTCGGGTGTGCGGATAATCCCGAGCACGACATGAACGCATTGCAGCGCGAGAATTTCGACGCGATGCGTGGCTGCATGGCGCACGTGCCGGCGAGCCTCGTCGCCTCCGACGGACTGATGCTCGGCGTCGACTATCACTACGATCTCGTGCGTCCCGGCTATGCGCTCTACGGCGGCCAGGCCTTCCAGGGCGGCCCTGCACCTGTCGCACCAGTCCTCATCGTGAAGGCGCGCGTCCTGCAGGTGCGGCACGTTCAACCGGGCGACCAGGTCGGGTACTCGGCGACGTGGAGACCCAATCGCCCTACCCGGCTCGCCATCGTCGCCGCCGGCTACGACGACGGCGTTGCCCGCGCCCTGAGCCGCGGCACCGGCGAGGACGGCGCCCACGTCATGTTCGAGGGCAAGCTCGCGCCGATCGTCGGCCGCGTATCGATGGACCTCATCACCGTCGACGTGACCAAGCTCAAGCACCCGCCGGTGCGTGGCGACTTCGTCGACCTCATCGGTCCGGGCCTGCCGATCGAGACCGTCGGCGCGGCGGCGGGGACCATCGGCTACGAGGTGCTGACGCGGCTCGGCCGTCGGTTCCATCGCATCTATCGCGGCGGCTGA
- the radA gene encoding DNA repair protein RadA: MAKPSKTTFVCQNCGVASPRWTGKCPSCGEWNTLTEETAVAAPPGTGLSRRGSGRVIVLEGLKSGTREAPRFSTGIGELDRVTGGGIVPGSALLIGGEPGIGKSTLLLQLAATLARAGRRAVYFSGEEAAAQVRLRAERLGLSDAPVALACETSLAHILATLEAGPPPDLVVIDSIQTLWAEAIEAAPGTVSQVRAAAQALIRHAKHAGSALLLVGHVTKDGQIAGPKVIEHMVDTVLYFEGDRGHTYRILRAVKNRFGATDEIGVFEMVSEGLREVGNPSELFLGDRDASSPGAAVFAGMEGTRPLLVEIQALVAPSSLGTPRRAVVGWDSGRLSMLLAVLEARAGLSFAGQDVYLNVAGGLRINEPAADLAAAAALISSLSGVAIPRHRVHFGEVSLSGAINATPLMSPRLKEAQKLGFRQAVLPGQGELETAGLKLKTTRIAHLRELADDPPSCD; encoded by the coding sequence ATGGCGAAGCCGAGCAAGACCACCTTCGTCTGCCAGAACTGCGGGGTGGCCTCGCCGCGCTGGACGGGTAAGTGCCCCTCGTGCGGGGAATGGAACACGCTGACCGAGGAGACCGCCGTCGCCGCGCCACCGGGCACCGGCCTATCGCGCCGTGGATCGGGGCGCGTCATTGTTCTCGAAGGTCTGAAGAGTGGCACGCGCGAGGCACCGCGTTTCTCGACCGGCATCGGCGAATTGGACCGCGTCACCGGCGGCGGCATCGTCCCCGGCTCGGCGCTGCTGATCGGCGGGGAACCCGGCATCGGCAAGTCGACGCTGCTTTTGCAGCTCGCTGCGACCCTGGCGCGCGCCGGGCGCCGCGCCGTCTATTTCTCCGGCGAGGAAGCGGCCGCGCAAGTCCGCTTGCGCGCCGAGCGCCTCGGGCTCTCGGACGCGCCCGTCGCGCTCGCCTGCGAGACGTCGCTGGCGCACATCCTCGCCACGCTCGAGGCCGGCCCGCCGCCCGACCTCGTCGTCATCGATTCCATCCAGACGCTGTGGGCCGAAGCGATCGAAGCGGCGCCCGGCACCGTGAGCCAAGTGCGCGCCGCGGCGCAGGCGCTGATCCGCCACGCCAAGCACGCCGGCAGTGCGCTTCTCCTCGTCGGCCACGTCACCAAGGATGGCCAGATCGCCGGCCCGAAGGTGATCGAGCACATGGTCGACACCGTGTTGTATTTCGAAGGAGACCGAGGGCACACCTACCGCATCCTGCGCGCGGTGAAGAACCGCTTCGGCGCGACCGATGAGATCGGCGTCTTCGAGATGGTGAGCGAGGGCCTGCGCGAGGTCGGCAATCCCTCCGAGTTGTTCCTCGGCGATCGCGACGCGTCGAGCCCTGGCGCCGCAGTGTTCGCCGGCATGGAAGGTACGCGTCCGCTGCTGGTCGAGATCCAGGCGCTCGTCGCGCCCTCCTCGCTCGGCACGCCGCGCCGCGCCGTCGTCGGCTGGGATTCAGGGCGCCTGTCGATGCTGCTCGCCGTGTTGGAGGCGCGTGCTGGCCTGTCGTTCGCCGGCCAGGACGTCTACCTGAACGTCGCGGGCGGTCTGCGCATCAATGAGCCCGCCGCCGATCTCGCGGCTGCCGCGGCGCTCATCTCGTCTCTTTCCGGTGTGGCTATTCCGCGACATAGGGTCCATTTCGGGGAGGTGTCGCTTTCGGGCGCCATCAACGCGACCCCGCTCATGTCGCCGCGCTTGAAAGAAGCGCAGAAACTGGGGTTTCGCCAGGCGGTGCTTCCCGGTCAGGGAGAGCTCGAAACTGCCGGTCTGAAGCTCAAAACGACGCGGATCGCGCACCTGAGGGAGCTTGCCGATGACCCGCCGTCATGCGACTGA
- a CDS encoding CvpA family protein has translation MLGPITYLDAALIAVCFISGLLALYRGFAREMLSIVSWAIAAAAVLYFVIFHKPFAQDMAAQMGTQVAVAQIVVGAVIFLIVLIVVHLITARLSDAILDSRIGMIDRVLGFIFGVVRGFVLVVIPYMFYDAFFPDPNTQVPWVRDAKTLPYIKGTGDSIRYILEAYMPSSLTAPPGEQPQEEQPVQPQQQGALENPRGDELALEAAVRYHICVTWQVRAS, from the coding sequence ATGCTGGGCCCGATCACGTATCTCGACGCGGCGCTGATCGCCGTCTGCTTCATCTCGGGTCTCTTGGCGCTCTACCGCGGCTTCGCCCGCGAGATGCTGTCCATCGTCTCGTGGGCCATCGCGGCCGCGGCCGTGCTCTACTTTGTCATCTTCCATAAGCCATTCGCGCAAGACATGGCCGCGCAGATGGGCACGCAGGTCGCCGTGGCGCAGATCGTCGTCGGCGCCGTGATCTTCCTTATTGTGCTGATCGTCGTGCATCTCATCACCGCGCGCCTGTCGGACGCCATCCTCGACAGCCGCATCGGTATGATCGACCGCGTGCTCGGTTTCATCTTCGGCGTGGTGCGCGGCTTCGTGCTGGTCGTCATTCCTTACATGTTCTACGACGCGTTCTTCCCGGACCCGAACACGCAGGTCCCGTGGGTGCGCGACGCCAAGACGCTGCCCTACATCAAGGGCACCGGCGACTCGATCCGCTACATCCTCGAAGCCTATATGCCGTCCTCGTTGACGGCTCCCCCGGGAGAGCAACCCCAGGAGGAGCAGCCCGTGCAGCCTCAACAGCAAGGGGCACTGGAAAACCCGCGGGGCGACGAATTAGCGCTTGAAGCTGCAGTGAGATATCATATTTGTGTCACGTGGCAGGTGCGCGCCAGCTGA
- the purF gene encoding amidophosphoribosyltransferase codes for MLCDAKRQGPVNLRYDDDRLREECGVFGVFGHPDAAALTALGLHALQHRGQEACGIVAYDGKQFHSERRMGLVGDNFSRASVIERLKGHAAIGHNRYSTCGDAVLRNVQPLFADIDTGGFAVAHNGNLTNALTLRQELISTGAICQSTSDTEVVLHLLSRSKKRRIVERFVEAIREVEGAYAFVGLTNDMLIGARDPVGIRPLVLGRLGQAYVLASETCALDMVGAEFVREIDNGEVVVITEDGIESHRPFPMRPSRPCIFEYIYFARPDSVIGGRTVYDIRKQMGVQLAHEAPAEVDVIVPIPDSGVPAAIGFAQESGVPFELGIIRNHYVGRTFIEPEQRIRALGVKLKHSANASVIRGKRIVLVDDSVVRGTTSKKIVQLMYEAGAREVHMRIASPPITHPDYYGIDTPDKVDLLAANKDLEGMRQFLGADSLAFLSVDGIYRAVGFDARDARAPQFTDHCFTGEYPTPLTDQSGQTVPRQLSLLAEVG; via the coding sequence ATGCTTTGCGACGCGAAGCGCCAAGGGCCAGTCAATCTGCGCTACGACGACGACAGACTCCGCGAGGAATGCGGGGTCTTCGGTGTTTTTGGGCACCCGGATGCGGCGGCCCTCACCGCGCTCGGGCTGCACGCCCTCCAGCATCGCGGCCAGGAAGCCTGCGGCATCGTCGCTTACGACGGTAAGCAGTTCCACTCCGAGCGCCGCATGGGCCTCGTCGGCGACAACTTCTCCCGCGCTTCGGTGATTGAACGCCTCAAAGGCCACGCCGCCATCGGCCACAATCGATACTCCACCTGCGGCGATGCCGTGTTGCGCAACGTGCAGCCGCTCTTCGCCGACATCGATACTGGCGGTTTCGCCGTCGCCCACAACGGCAACCTGACCAACGCCTTGACGCTCCGCCAGGAGCTCATCTCCACCGGCGCCATCTGCCAGTCGACCTCCGATACGGAGGTCGTCCTCCACCTCCTCTCCCGTTCCAAGAAGCGGCGAATCGTCGAGCGCTTCGTCGAGGCGATCCGCGAGGTCGAGGGCGCCTACGCCTTCGTCGGCCTCACCAACGACATGCTGATCGGCGCCCGCGACCCGGTCGGCATTCGCCCGCTCGTCCTCGGCCGGCTCGGGCAGGCGTATGTCCTCGCTTCCGAGACCTGCGCGCTCGACATGGTCGGCGCCGAGTTCGTCCGTGAGATCGATAACGGCGAGGTCGTGGTCATCACCGAGGACGGCATCGAGAGCCACCGCCCGTTCCCGATGCGCCCGTCGCGGCCCTGCATCTTCGAGTACATCTATTTCGCCCGGCCGGATTCGGTCATCGGCGGCCGTACCGTCTACGACATCCGCAAGCAGATGGGCGTGCAGCTGGCGCACGAGGCGCCGGCCGAGGTCGACGTCATCGTGCCCATCCCGGATTCGGGCGTGCCTGCAGCGATCGGCTTCGCGCAGGAGTCGGGCGTGCCGTTCGAGCTCGGCATCATCCGCAATCACTACGTCGGCCGCACCTTCATCGAGCCCGAGCAGCGGATCCGCGCGCTGGGCGTGAAGCTCAAGCACTCGGCCAACGCCAGCGTCATCCGCGGCAAGCGCATCGTGCTCGTCGACGACAGCGTGGTGCGCGGCACCACATCGAAAAAGATCGTGCAGCTGATGTACGAGGCCGGCGCCCGCGAGGTGCACATGCGCATCGCCTCCCCGCCGATCACGCACCCGGACTATTACGGCATCGACACGCCGGACAAGGTGGACCTGCTTGCGGCCAACAAGGATCTGGAAGGCATGCGCCAGTTCCTCGGCGCCGACAGCCTGGCGTTCCTGTCCGTCGACGGCATCTACCGCGCCGTCGGCTTCGACGCTCGGGATGCACGTGCCCCGCAGTTCACCGACCATTGCTTTACCGGCGAGTACCCGACCCCGCTCACGGACCAGAGTGGCCAGACCGTCCCGCGCCAGCTTTCGCTGCTGGCCGAAGTGGGTTAA
- a CDS encoding SDR family NAD(P)-dependent oxidoreductase, translated as MKNKKPLKDRLALVTGASRGIGRAVALALAQAGAHVVIVARTIGALEELDDEIRTGGGKATLLQLDISKGDKIDQIGPTLFQRWGKLDIFVGNAGVLGPLSPLHHVTEDAWNQVIDVNLSANWRLIRTIDPLLKRSDAGRAVFVSSGASSGKYAYWGPYAVSKAGLEALVKTYAHELADTNVKVNLVNPGPTRTAMRAKAFPGEDPMKQPAPEELVPMFLELVSPDCDFSGRVVGFAEWKKHHASTDA; from the coding sequence ATGAAAAACAAGAAACCGCTCAAAGACCGGCTTGCGCTTGTTACTGGCGCTTCCCGCGGCATCGGACGCGCCGTCGCCCTCGCGCTCGCCCAAGCCGGCGCCCATGTCGTCATCGTCGCGCGCACCATCGGTGCCTTGGAGGAGCTCGACGACGAAATCCGCACCGGCGGCGGCAAGGCCACGCTCCTCCAGCTCGACATCTCCAAGGGCGACAAGATCGATCAGATCGGCCCGACGCTATTTCAGCGCTGGGGCAAGCTCGACATTTTCGTCGGCAATGCGGGAGTGCTCGGACCGCTGTCGCCGCTGCACCACGTCACCGAGGACGCCTGGAACCAGGTCATCGACGTCAACCTGTCGGCCAACTGGCGGCTGATCCGCACCATCGATCCGCTGCTGAAGCGATCGGATGCGGGACGCGCGGTGTTCGTCTCCTCGGGTGCATCGAGCGGCAAGTACGCCTATTGGGGTCCCTACGCGGTGTCGAAGGCGGGCCTCGAGGCGCTGGTAAAGACCTATGCGCACGAGCTCGCCGACACCAACGTGAAGGTGAACCTCGTCAATCCGGGACCGACGCGTACAGCGATGCGCGCCAAGGCGTTTCCCGGCGAGGACCCAATGAAGCAGCCGGCCCCTGAGGAGCTGGTGCCGATGTTCCTGGAGCTCGTCTCGCCCGACTGCGATTTCTCCGGGCGGGTCGTCGGCTTTGCCGAGTGGAAGAAGCACCACGCCTCCACCGACGCTTGA
- a CDS encoding MBL fold metallo-hydrolase, whose product MTYRATILGCGSSGGVPRIGTMWGACDPSNPKNRRTRCSALIERIGKPRHTTVLIDTSPDLREQLLSVRCEALDGVLYTHDHADHTHGIDDLRMVSYAMRKRIDVWLDEPTRKSLVERFGYCFEKPPGSTYPSILAAHAIEAPAPITVAGPSGSVKVTPVPQMHGDIGTLGYRVAGFAYSPDVSDIPEASVPLLENLDVWVIDALRFTAHPSHFSVKQALAWIERLKPKRAILTHMTSDLDYEALRRELPEGVEPAYDGMVVAFD is encoded by the coding sequence ATGACCTACCGCGCCACGATCCTGGGCTGTGGCTCATCGGGCGGGGTGCCGCGCATCGGCACCATGTGGGGGGCCTGCGATCCTTCCAACCCGAAGAACCGGCGGACGCGCTGCAGCGCGCTGATCGAGCGCATCGGCAAGCCGCGCCACACGACCGTGCTGATCGACACCTCGCCGGACCTGCGCGAGCAGCTGTTGAGCGTGCGCTGCGAGGCGCTGGACGGCGTGCTCTACACGCACGACCACGCCGACCACACGCACGGTATCGACGACCTGCGCATGGTTTCCTATGCCATGAGAAAGCGCATTGACGTGTGGCTCGACGAGCCGACGCGGAAGAGCCTCGTCGAGCGGTTCGGCTATTGCTTCGAGAAGCCGCCGGGCTCGACATATCCGTCCATTCTGGCGGCGCACGCGATCGAAGCACCGGCCCCGATCACCGTTGCCGGGCCGTCGGGAAGCGTCAAGGTGACGCCGGTACCGCAAATGCACGGCGACATTGGCACGCTCGGTTATCGCGTCGCCGGCTTCGCCTATTCGCCGGACGTGAGCGATATTCCCGAGGCGTCCGTGCCGCTGCTCGAGAACCTCGATGTGTGGGTCATCGATGCGCTGCGCTTCACGGCGCATCCGAGCCACTTCAGCGTCAAGCAGGCACTGGCGTGGATCGAGCGCCTGAAGCCGAAGCGGGCGATCCTGACCCACATGACCAGCGACCTCGACTACGAGGCGCTGCGGCGCGAGCTGCCGGAAGGCGTCGAGCCCGCCTACGACGGCATGGTCGTCGCGTTCGATTGA
- a CDS encoding TatD family hydrolase, producing the protein MLVDHHCHLDFPQLVADREGILARAKAAGVGVMVTISTRIRQLPTLLDICAAHDNIYCSVGTHPHNADEERGIPADEIVRLAQHPKVVAIGEAGLDYYYKKSSPEAQAEGFRQHIEAARRTGLPLEIHTRDADDDTLAILEDEHAKGAFPAILHCYTGGPRLAARAVELGLYVSFTGVVTFKKSDALRDIAREVPLDRLLVETDAPYLAPEPFRGKTNEPSYVAHTAATLAEVKGVSREEMAKATTDNFFRLFGKVKRPERRDDAAA; encoded by the coding sequence ATGCTCGTCGACCACCACTGCCACCTCGATTTCCCGCAACTCGTGGCCGACCGCGAGGGCATCCTCGCGCGCGCCAAGGCTGCGGGCGTCGGCGTGATGGTGACGATCTCGACGCGCATCCGCCAGCTTCCGACGCTGCTCGACATCTGCGCGGCGCACGACAACATCTACTGCTCGGTCGGCACGCATCCGCACAATGCGGACGAGGAGCGCGGCATCCCGGCGGACGAGATCGTGCGTCTGGCGCAGCATCCGAAGGTGGTGGCGATCGGCGAGGCGGGGCTCGACTACTACTACAAGAAGTCGTCGCCCGAAGCGCAGGCGGAAGGCTTCCGCCAGCACATCGAGGCGGCGCGGCGCACCGGGCTGCCGCTGGAGATCCATACCCGCGACGCCGACGACGACACGCTCGCAATTCTCGAGGACGAGCACGCCAAGGGCGCGTTCCCGGCGATTTTGCATTGCTACACGGGCGGCCCAAGGCTCGCGGCGCGCGCGGTGGAGCTCGGCCTCTACGTGTCGTTCACCGGCGTCGTGACGTTCAAGAAGTCGGACGCGCTGCGCGATATCGCCCGGGAAGTCCCACTCGATCGGCTACTGGTCGAGACCGATGCGCCCTACCTCGCGCCGGAACCGTTCCGCGGCAAGACCAACGAGCCGTCCTATGTCGCGCATACGGCGGCGACACTGGCCGAGGTGAAGGGCGTGAGCCGGGAAGAGATGGCCAAGGCGACGACCGACAACTTTTTCCGCCTGTTCGGCAAGGTGAAGCGCCCCGAGCGGCGGGATGACGCCGCCGCATGA
- the metG gene encoding methionine--tRNA ligase, translated as MSGRPKFYITTAISYPNGQPHIGHAYEAIATDAIARFERLDGKDVYFLTGTDEHGLKMKQTALKEGLTPRELADRNSKRFREMAGLLGLSNDDFIRTTEPRHYQASEEIWRRMEKSGDIFLQKYAGWYSVRDEAYYNETETTLGDDGVRRGPQGTPVEWTEEETYFFRLSAYQDKLLAHYDANPDFILPPERRNEVTSFVRGGLEDLSISRTTLDWGIPVPEPKRTDGKNSPPHVMYVWVDALTNYITGVGFPDEKSELWHFWPADVHVIGKDILRFHAVYWPAFLMSAGLELPKRVFSHGFVLSKGEKMSKSVGNVVDPFDLVHAYGLEQVRYFFLREVNFGQDGNYSPEAIANRINADLANDLGNLAQRSLSMINKNCGARVPEPGEFAAADKAILAAADGLYAKAREAMDKQAVTRYLDAVWAVVADANRYFAGEEPWAKKKTDPKRMETILYVTAEVVRQIAILATPVTPHAAEKLLDYLGQDDDAHTFKALGEAGRLKPGTVLPEPQGVFPRYVAPEAEPPAEKPPKPEKQKKAPKDKAPKDEA; from the coding sequence ATGAGCGGGCGCCCCAAGTTCTACATCACCACGGCGATCTCCTATCCCAACGGCCAGCCGCATATCGGCCACGCCTACGAGGCGATCGCCACCGATGCGATCGCGCGCTTCGAGCGGCTCGACGGCAAGGACGTCTACTTCCTCACCGGCACCGACGAGCACGGCCTGAAGATGAAGCAGACAGCCCTCAAGGAGGGCCTGACGCCGCGCGAGCTGGCCGACCGCAATTCCAAGCGCTTTCGCGAGATGGCCGGATTGCTCGGGCTGTCGAACGACGACTTCATCCGCACAACCGAGCCGCGCCACTACCAAGCGTCGGAGGAGATCTGGCGGCGCATGGAGAAGTCCGGCGACATCTTCCTGCAGAAGTACGCCGGCTGGTATTCGGTGCGCGACGAGGCGTACTACAACGAGACCGAGACGACGCTCGGTGACGATGGCGTGCGCCGCGGCCCGCAGGGCACGCCGGTGGAGTGGACGGAAGAGGAGACGTACTTCTTCCGCCTCTCGGCCTACCAGGACAAGCTGCTCGCGCACTACGACGCCAACCCGGACTTCATCCTGCCGCCCGAGCGGCGCAACGAGGTGACGAGCTTCGTGCGCGGCGGCTTGGAGGATCTGTCGATCTCGCGCACCACGCTCGACTGGGGGATCCCGGTGCCGGAGCCGAAGCGCACCGACGGCAAGAACTCGCCGCCGCATGTCATGTACGTGTGGGTCGACGCGCTGACGAACTACATCACCGGCGTCGGCTTCCCGGATGAGAAGAGCGAGCTGTGGCATTTCTGGCCGGCCGACGTGCACGTGATCGGCAAAGACATCCTGCGCTTCCACGCCGTCTACTGGCCGGCGTTCCTGATGTCGGCGGGGCTGGAATTGCCCAAGCGGGTCTTCAGCCACGGCTTCGTCCTGTCGAAGGGCGAGAAGATGTCGAAGTCGGTCGGCAACGTCGTCGACCCCTTCGATCTCGTCCACGCCTACGGGCTGGAGCAGGTGCGCTACTTCTTCCTGCGCGAGGTGAACTTCGGGCAGGACGGCAACTATTCGCCGGAGGCGATCGCCAACCGCATCAATGCCGATCTCGCCAACGACCTCGGCAACCTCGCCCAGCGCTCGCTGTCGATGATCAACAAGAACTGCGGCGCGCGCGTGCCGGAGCCGGGCGAGTTCGCCGCGGCGGACAAGGCGATCCTCGCCGCGGCGGACGGGCTCTATGCCAAAGCGCGCGAGGCGATGGATAAGCAGGCGGTCACCCGCTACCTCGACGCGGTGTGGGCGGTCGTCGCCGACGCCAACCGGTATTTCGCCGGCGAGGAGCCGTGGGCGAAGAAAAAGACCGACCCCAAGCGCATGGAGACGATCCTCTATGTGACGGCCGAGGTGGTGCGGCAGATCGCCATTCTGGCTACACCGGTGACGCCGCACGCGGCGGAAAAGCTGCTCGACTACTTGGGACAGGACGACGACGCCCACACATTCAAGGCGCTGGGCGAGGCCGGGCGGTTGAAGCCCGGCACGGTGCTGCCGGAGCCGCAGGGCGTCTTCCCGCGCTACGTGGCGCCAGAGGCCGAGCCGCCGGCCGAGAAGCCGCCGAAGCCAGAGAAACAGAAAAAGGCGCCGAAGGACAAGGCGCCGAAAGACGAAGCCTGA